A portion of the Edaphobacter lichenicola genome contains these proteins:
- a CDS encoding DUF1015 domain-containing protein, translated as MARLYPFRALRYDPSRVNMEDVVTQPYDKITPAMQQRYYEASPYNLIRVILGKHEPNDTEPQDFLPAGEKAHNVYTRAAQTLNEWRRDHILAEEAEPAVYGYSQTYTVPGTSEVRERRGFIALGHLYDYADKVVYRHEQTFPKHKSDRLALFKATRAYCEQIYMLYSDPAFTAEKLIFGASGPSETVSGMIGPDTAPPDLAITDEYNVVHRLWKITDPQIINLLLTAMADKKLIIADGHHRYETSVAYAKERSAQLKLPFNQAFPSDEDSSPSVIADGDTRSMLPTPAFPEAAMMMTFVNMDAPGITILPTHRVVSGIENFSSPDFITRASAYFTIKELASPDLSALNSAPGTAFLAATGDGNYLFTPKSDIIAAQLKDISPRQAQLDVVQLHRIILDKLLGLDQETITRLGNVRYIREADEAISLVQSGDAHIAFLIKPITLDQLRDISLSGDVMPQKSTDFYPKLLSGLAIYALD; from the coding sequence ATGGCCCGTCTTTACCCCTTCCGCGCCCTCCGTTACGACCCATCCCGCGTCAACATGGAAGACGTCGTCACCCAGCCCTACGACAAGATCACCCCGGCCATGCAACAGCGCTACTACGAAGCCAGCCCCTATAACCTCATCCGCGTCATCCTCGGCAAACACGAGCCAAACGACACCGAACCACAGGACTTCCTCCCCGCGGGCGAAAAGGCTCACAACGTCTACACCCGCGCCGCCCAGACCCTCAACGAATGGCGTCGCGACCACATCCTCGCCGAAGAGGCCGAGCCCGCCGTCTACGGCTACTCCCAGACCTACACCGTCCCCGGCACATCCGAAGTCCGCGAACGCCGCGGCTTCATCGCTCTCGGCCACCTCTACGACTACGCCGACAAGGTCGTCTACCGCCACGAGCAGACCTTCCCCAAGCACAAATCCGATCGCCTCGCCCTCTTCAAGGCCACCCGCGCCTACTGCGAGCAGATCTACATGCTCTACTCCGACCCCGCCTTTACCGCCGAAAAGCTCATCTTCGGAGCCAGCGGTCCCAGCGAAACCGTCAGCGGCATGATCGGACCCGACACCGCCCCGCCCGACCTCGCCATCACCGACGAATACAACGTCGTCCACCGTCTCTGGAAGATCACCGATCCACAGATCATCAATCTCCTCCTCACCGCCATGGCCGACAAGAAGCTCATCATCGCCGACGGCCACCACCGCTACGAGACCTCCGTCGCTTACGCCAAAGAGCGCTCCGCCCAGCTCAAACTCCCCTTCAACCAGGCATTCCCCAGCGACGAAGACAGCTCCCCGTCCGTCATCGCCGACGGCGACACCCGCTCCATGCTCCCCACCCCGGCCTTCCCCGAAGCCGCCATGATGATGACCTTCGTCAACATGGATGCCCCCGGTATCACCATCCTCCCCACCCACCGCGTCGTCAGCGGCATCGAAAACTTCTCCTCCCCCGACTTCATCACCCGCGCCAGCGCCTACTTCACCATCAAGGAGCTAGCCTCACCAGACCTCTCCGCCCTCAACTCCGCACCGGGCACCGCATTTCTCGCCGCCACCGGCGACGGCAACTACCTCTTCACACCAAAGTCCGACATCATCGCCGCCCAACTCAAGGACATCTCCCCCCGCCAGGCCCAGCTCGACGTAGTCCAGCTCCACCGCATCATCCTCGACAAGCTCCTCGGCCTCGATCAGGAGACCATCACCCGTCTCGGCAACGTCCGCTACATCCGCGAGGCCGACGAAGCCATCTCCTTGGTCCAATCCGGCGACGCCCACATTGCCTTCCTCATCAAGCCCATCACCCTCGACCAGCTCCGCGACATCTCCCTCTCCGGCGACGTCATGCCGCAAAAATCCACCGACTTCTACCCCAAACTCCTAAGCGGCCTGGCCATCTACGCCCTCGACTAG
- a CDS encoding VWA domain-containing protein, with amino-acid sequence MVIDLRDKMVDWAVILGKGRARWMTTRRAMVGLVLLLGVGLWGASVCRAQENPLDQVATPTAPPPPKTPEEQKPLLEGAENVAAHATSRRDARIRVDVNLVLVPATVTDPMNRLVTGLERENFQVFDNNIGQVIKSFSTQDAPVTIGIIFDLSGSMSSKFVRARKALSEFLRTSNPQDEFFVVGFNDRPAVIVDYTSEVDDVEARMVMLKPENRTALIDAIYLGVDKLKQAKYERKALLIISDGGDNRSRYTEGELRRVVRESDVQIYSIGIFDQYAPTTEEQLGPILLTDICDMTGGRMFRVSELGDLGDIASRISAELRNEYVIGYRPSEVKQDGNWRKLKIRLVPPPGLPALTVHNRQGYYAPSQ; translated from the coding sequence ATGGTTATCGATCTGCGGGACAAGATGGTGGACTGGGCAGTTATCCTTGGCAAGGGGCGGGCGCGTTGGATGACGACGCGACGAGCGATGGTGGGGCTTGTCTTACTGCTTGGCGTGGGGTTGTGGGGCGCGAGTGTTTGCCGGGCGCAAGAGAATCCGCTGGACCAGGTGGCGACGCCAACAGCACCGCCGCCGCCGAAGACCCCTGAGGAGCAAAAACCGTTGCTGGAGGGCGCCGAGAACGTTGCTGCTCATGCGACGTCGAGGCGAGATGCGCGGATACGGGTGGATGTGAATCTTGTTCTGGTACCGGCTACGGTGACCGATCCGATGAACCGCCTGGTGACCGGGCTGGAGCGAGAGAACTTTCAGGTCTTCGACAACAATATTGGCCAGGTGATCAAGAGTTTTTCGACGCAGGATGCACCGGTGACGATTGGGATCATCTTCGACCTGAGCGGGAGCATGTCGTCGAAGTTTGTGCGGGCGCGGAAGGCGTTGAGCGAGTTTTTGAGGACATCGAATCCTCAGGACGAGTTTTTTGTCGTGGGATTCAATGACCGTCCCGCTGTGATTGTGGACTACACGTCGGAGGTGGACGACGTCGAGGCCCGGATGGTGATGCTGAAGCCGGAGAACCGGACGGCGCTGATCGACGCGATCTATCTGGGCGTGGATAAGTTGAAGCAGGCAAAGTATGAGAGGAAGGCTTTGCTGATCATCTCCGATGGGGGAGATAACCGGAGCCGGTATACCGAGGGCGAACTGCGGCGAGTGGTGCGGGAGAGCGATGTGCAGATCTACTCGATCGGAATTTTCGACCAGTATGCACCGACGACCGAGGAGCAGTTGGGGCCAATTCTGTTGACCGATATCTGCGATATGACAGGGGGGCGCATGTTTCGGGTGTCCGAGTTGGGTGATCTTGGGGACATTGCTTCGCGGATCAGCGCGGAGCTGCGGAACGAATATGTGATTGGATATAGACCTTCTGAGGTGAAGCAGGACGGGAACTGGCGTAAATTGAAGATACGACTCGTACCGCCGCCGGGGCTTCCAGCTCTGACGGTACATAATCGCCAGGGGTACTATGCACCTTCGCAGTAG
- a CDS encoding VWA domain-containing protein → MHLRSRIFGPWTAAAGLIMLVGGASGWAQQPAASQAQAKQQPGAGQPSLTVDRDPVASPDPDLPAASQTGTAKGVAAGTIARENGKYTLRQDAYEVRLNATVLDGSGRSVQTLGKDDFHVYEDGVPQTIASFRHEDLPVSLGLLIDSSGSMYDKRQAVDKASVDFVKLSNPEDEEFLVDFSWEAFIDQDFTNSIDKLQQGLGFIKSSGGTAIYDALVASADYLAKNAKHPKQVLLVVTDGEDNASSATLEQTIRRIQDLDGPVIYCVGLLFGDDTDKRESRHARRVLETLAEQTGGAAYFPKSVHDVDAIAAEVAQDIRTQYTIAYHSTKSPTLGGYREVHVEAKSKNFGRLSVRTRTGYYPRVVADASKGGDAEFSSGKKNQ, encoded by the coding sequence ATGCACCTTCGCAGTAGGATTTTTGGGCCGTGGACTGCTGCGGCGGGATTGATCATGTTGGTCGGTGGTGCGAGCGGATGGGCTCAGCAGCCAGCGGCTTCGCAGGCACAGGCGAAACAACAACCTGGTGCGGGACAGCCTTCGCTTACGGTGGACCGCGACCCGGTGGCTTCGCCCGATCCTGATTTACCCGCGGCAAGCCAGACTGGGACCGCGAAAGGGGTTGCGGCCGGGACCATCGCACGCGAGAACGGGAAGTACACGCTGCGGCAGGATGCATATGAGGTGCGGTTGAATGCGACTGTGCTCGATGGCAGCGGTCGCTCGGTTCAGACGCTGGGTAAAGATGACTTCCACGTCTATGAGGATGGAGTTCCACAGACGATTGCATCGTTTCGACATGAAGATCTGCCGGTGTCGCTGGGGCTGCTGATTGACAGCTCGGGGTCGATGTATGACAAGCGGCAGGCTGTAGATAAGGCCTCGGTGGACTTTGTGAAGTTGTCGAACCCTGAAGATGAAGAGTTTTTGGTGGACTTCTCATGGGAGGCGTTCATCGATCAGGACTTTACGAACAGTATCGACAAGCTGCAGCAGGGTTTGGGATTTATTAAGTCGAGCGGCGGGACTGCGATCTACGACGCGTTGGTGGCATCGGCTGATTATCTCGCGAAGAATGCGAAGCATCCGAAGCAGGTTCTGCTTGTCGTGACGGATGGTGAAGATAACGCTTCGAGCGCGACGCTGGAGCAGACGATTCGGAGGATTCAGGATCTGGATGGGCCGGTGATCTACTGTGTTGGTCTGCTGTTTGGCGATGACACGGATAAGCGCGAGTCGCGACATGCACGACGGGTGCTGGAGACGCTGGCGGAGCAGACGGGTGGAGCGGCTTATTTTCCGAAGTCTGTACACGATGTGGATGCGATTGCTGCGGAGGTCGCGCAGGATATCCGGACGCAGTACACGATTGCGTATCATTCGACGAAGTCGCCGACGCTGGGTGGGTACCGCGAGGTGCATGTGGAGGCAAAGTCGAAGAACTTTGGCAGGCTGTCGGTGCGGACACGGACGGGGTACTATCCGAGGGTTGTTGCGGATGCGTCGAAGGGTGGGGACGCGGAGTTCAGTTCCGGGAAGAAGAACCAATAG
- the cysK gene encoding cysteine synthase A, which translates to MKVVENILELVGQTPMVRLRRLEQASGVESCAEIWAKLEYLNPGGSVKDRAALGIVLDAERRGVLQPGGTIVEATAGNTGVGLALIGVNRGYKVMLYVPEQFAEEKCKLMRGLGATVVRTPEAEGMVGAIQRALQFEKETPGAFAALQFENPANPDFHEETTAAEIWEQMEGRVDAWVSGVGSAGTFTGVARFFKKKRAGILTVAVEPQGSVLEGGEPGPHQVEGIGVSFIPATFDRNVCDRVMKVMDEPALAMVKRLAAEEGVFAGSSAGAMLCAAVDVAKELGADKRVVTVIPDSAERYLSKGLLN; encoded by the coding sequence ATGAAGGTCGTTGAGAATATTTTGGAGCTAGTGGGGCAGACGCCAATGGTGCGGCTGCGCCGGCTGGAACAGGCAAGTGGCGTTGAGAGTTGCGCTGAGATTTGGGCGAAGCTGGAGTATTTGAATCCGGGTGGAAGCGTCAAGGACAGAGCCGCGCTTGGAATTGTGCTGGATGCGGAGCGGCGCGGTGTGTTGCAGCCGGGCGGCACGATTGTCGAAGCCACGGCGGGGAATACCGGCGTAGGACTGGCGTTGATCGGCGTAAATCGCGGGTACAAGGTGATGCTGTATGTGCCAGAGCAGTTTGCGGAGGAGAAGTGCAAGCTGATGCGTGGGCTCGGCGCGACGGTGGTGCGGACGCCCGAGGCCGAGGGAATGGTTGGGGCGATTCAGCGGGCGTTGCAGTTTGAGAAGGAGACGCCGGGAGCGTTTGCGGCACTGCAGTTTGAGAATCCGGCGAACCCTGACTTTCATGAGGAGACGACGGCGGCGGAGATCTGGGAGCAGATGGAGGGCCGCGTGGATGCCTGGGTTTCGGGGGTGGGATCGGCGGGTACTTTTACTGGAGTGGCACGATTTTTCAAGAAGAAGCGGGCAGGGATTTTGACGGTTGCGGTTGAGCCGCAGGGGAGTGTTTTGGAAGGTGGAGAACCGGGACCGCACCAGGTGGAAGGGATTGGAGTGTCGTTTATTCCGGCAACGTTTGACCGGAATGTCTGCGATCGCGTGATGAAGGTGATGGATGAGCCGGCGCTTGCGATGGTGAAGCGGTTGGCTGCGGAGGAGGGCGTCTTTGCCGGATCGAGCGCGGGGGCGATGTTATGCGCGGCGGTCGATGTTGCGAAGGAGCTTGGCGCGGATAAGAGGGTGGTTACGGTGATTCCAGATTCGGCGGAGCGGTATCTGTCGAAGGGATTGCTTAATTAA
- a CDS encoding trans-sulfuration enzyme family protein has translation MTEATKRFGFATRAIHDGQPSDETTGAVNVPIYLTSTYQQEEIGKNKGHEYARLTNPTRDALEENLRSLEGGTSAHAFGSGMAAITALCTMMKTGDHVVCSDNVYGGTGRLFDYVLTNYGLTFTYVDTSVAENVAAAITPATKLVHIETPTNPMMSLTDIGAVARICHAKGVELSVDNTFLSPYLQQPIALGADIVMHSTTKFLNGHSDGLGGVLVCTKPEQAERFRFVQKCTGGILSPFDSYLLMRGVKTLAVRMKQHDANGRVVADFLKGHKNVQQVFYPGLAEHPQHELAKRQQRGFGSMISMELGSLERANAFAKSLRLGLLAESLGGVETLICHPATMTHAAVGAEGRARLGITDGLMRVSVGIEDVEDIVADLEQALDRI, from the coding sequence ATGACGGAAGCGACAAAGAGATTTGGGTTTGCAACGCGGGCGATCCACGATGGGCAACCCTCGGATGAGACGACGGGTGCGGTGAATGTGCCGATCTATCTGACCTCGACCTACCAGCAGGAGGAGATCGGGAAGAACAAGGGGCATGAGTATGCGCGACTGACTAATCCGACTCGGGATGCGCTGGAGGAGAACCTGCGCTCACTGGAGGGTGGAACCAGCGCGCATGCGTTTGGCAGTGGAATGGCCGCGATTACGGCGCTTTGCACGATGATGAAGACGGGCGACCATGTGGTTTGCTCAGACAACGTCTATGGCGGGACGGGACGGCTGTTTGATTATGTGCTGACGAACTATGGGTTGACGTTTACCTATGTCGACACGAGCGTTGCGGAGAATGTTGCCGCGGCGATTACTCCGGCGACGAAGCTGGTGCATATCGAGACGCCGACGAATCCGATGATGTCACTGACGGATATTGGTGCGGTGGCGAGGATCTGCCACGCGAAGGGTGTGGAGTTGAGTGTGGACAATACGTTTTTGTCGCCGTATCTGCAGCAGCCCATCGCGTTGGGTGCGGATATTGTGATGCACTCGACGACGAAGTTTTTGAACGGCCACTCGGATGGGCTGGGTGGCGTGCTTGTTTGCACGAAGCCGGAACAAGCTGAGAGATTTCGGTTTGTGCAAAAGTGCACTGGGGGGATTCTCTCGCCGTTTGATAGCTATCTACTGATGCGCGGGGTAAAGACGCTGGCGGTGCGGATGAAGCAGCATGACGCGAATGGTCGCGTAGTTGCGGACTTTTTGAAGGGGCACAAGAATGTGCAACAGGTGTTTTATCCGGGGTTGGCTGAGCATCCGCAGCATGAGTTGGCGAAGCGTCAACAGCGCGGATTCGGGTCGATGATCTCGATGGAACTGGGGTCGTTGGAGAGGGCGAATGCGTTTGCGAAGTCGCTGCGGCTGGGGCTGCTGGCCGAGTCGCTGGGTGGAGTGGAGACGCTGATCTGTCATCCGGCCACGATGACGCATGCTGCGGTTGGGGCCGAGGGTCGCGCGAGGCTGGGGATTACGGACGGGTTGATGCGTGTTTCAGTTGGGATCGAAGATGTCGAGGATATTGTGGCGGATCTGGAGCAGGCTTTGGATCGGATCTAA
- a CDS encoding acyl-CoA dehydrogenase, whose amino-acid sequence MFGLTEEQRQLQSAVRAFAEGEIAPHVSEWDEKSEFPHEVVKKLGAMGLLGVIFPESLGGAGMGYVEYVLAIEELSRVDGSVGIIVAAHNSLCTNHIMLGGNDEQRKRWVPKLASGEWLGAWGLTEPGSGSDAGGARTTAVKRGDTWVLNGSKTFITNGSYANCAVVLAVTDKEKGTRGGISAFVVERGTKGFRSGRKENKLGLRASDTAELIFEDCEIPAENLVGKEGDGFKDAMRVLDGGRISIAALSLGMARGALDAAMKYAQERRQFGKAISEFQAIQFKLADMATQLDAAWLLTMRAAQMKDAGKKVTLESAMAKLYASEAACRICDEGVQIHGGYGFIKDYPAEKFYRDVRLCPIGEGTSEIQRMVIARELLGKSPSRG is encoded by the coding sequence ATGTTCGGTTTGACGGAAGAGCAAAGGCAGTTGCAGAGTGCGGTGCGGGCGTTCGCTGAGGGTGAGATTGCGCCGCATGTGTCGGAGTGGGACGAGAAGAGCGAGTTTCCGCATGAGGTGGTGAAGAAGCTCGGCGCAATGGGTTTGTTGGGGGTGATCTTTCCTGAGTCGCTGGGTGGCGCTGGAATGGGTTACGTCGAGTATGTTCTCGCGATTGAGGAGCTGTCGCGTGTGGATGGGAGTGTGGGGATTATCGTGGCGGCACACAATTCGCTTTGCACGAACCACATCATGCTGGGCGGGAATGATGAACAAAGGAAGCGGTGGGTTCCGAAGCTGGCGAGTGGGGAGTGGCTGGGCGCTTGGGGGCTGACGGAGCCGGGGTCGGGTTCGGATGCGGGTGGGGCGCGGACGACTGCAGTGAAGCGGGGTGATACGTGGGTTTTGAACGGGAGCAAGACGTTCATTACGAATGGCAGCTATGCGAACTGCGCTGTGGTGCTCGCGGTGACGGATAAAGAGAAGGGAACTCGTGGGGGGATCTCGGCGTTTGTGGTGGAGCGTGGGACGAAGGGGTTTCGGTCGGGGCGGAAGGAGAACAAGCTAGGGCTGCGAGCCAGCGATACGGCGGAGTTAATCTTCGAAGATTGCGAGATTCCTGCGGAGAACCTGGTTGGCAAAGAGGGCGACGGTTTCAAAGATGCGATGCGGGTGCTGGATGGGGGAAGGATTTCGATCGCTGCGTTGAGTTTGGGGATGGCGCGTGGGGCGCTGGATGCCGCGATGAAGTATGCGCAGGAGAGACGGCAGTTTGGGAAGGCGATCAGCGAGTTTCAGGCGATTCAGTTCAAGCTGGCAGATATGGCGACGCAGTTGGATGCAGCGTGGTTGTTGACGATGCGAGCGGCGCAGATGAAAGATGCCGGGAAGAAGGTAACGCTGGAGTCGGCGATGGCGAAGCTGTATGCGAGCGAGGCCGCATGCAGGATCTGTGACGAGGGTGTGCAGATTCACGGCGGATATGGGTTCATCAAGGACTATCCGGCAGAGAAGTTTTATCGAGATGTGAGGCTGTGTCCGATTGGTGAGGGAACCAGCGAGATTCAGCGGATGGTGATTGCGCGGGAGTTGCTGGGGAAGAGCCCTAGTCGCGGGTAG
- a CDS encoding oligogalacturonate lyase family protein yields the protein MSSHVRHLSPALILLAALSPLAHPQSLPTTWVDKDTGHRVYRLTDEPGSSAFYFNVNDYTPDGKELVYTAPDGIHVLTLATKKTRLLIPNPPHPAEVGSDPTARSRNNLHAVVVGHKTPTVFYTQPEPGSKPGAITVSVYKADINTGKIQKLTTLPSGASIATVNADETLAAGTMNDGPAVDQPYGSNLPTVHQAAPDPTAGAHVQPEGKGAMMERRLASRQPLILFTINLQTGKMTTLLHSTDWVNHLLFSPVDPTLLMYCHEGPWQKVDRIWMIHTDGTQNTLIHKRTMLMEIAGHEFWGLDGKTIWYDWQYPKGEDFFLAGYDLDTHKRTAFHMQRNEWSIHFNLTQDLDLFTGDGGDPGQVAKAPDGEWIELFRPQMITGQGAINEPDFWQPGVFHSEHLVNMAHHNYRLEPNVRFTPDKSMVIFTSNMFGPSYVLGVEVNKAINPNPSEVLSTPELAAKFNPSKSTPTPNDK from the coding sequence ATGTCGTCGCACGTTCGTCATCTTTCACCGGCCCTGATTCTTCTCGCCGCACTCTCTCCGCTCGCCCATCCTCAAAGCCTCCCCACCACCTGGGTCGATAAAGACACCGGCCACCGCGTCTACCGCCTCACCGATGAACCCGGCTCCTCCGCCTTTTACTTCAACGTCAACGACTACACCCCCGACGGCAAAGAGCTCGTCTACACCGCACCCGACGGCATCCACGTCCTCACCCTCGCCACCAAAAAAACTCGCCTCCTCATCCCCAACCCACCACACCCAGCCGAAGTTGGCAGCGACCCAACAGCGCGCTCCCGCAACAACCTTCACGCCGTCGTAGTCGGCCACAAAACACCCACCGTCTTCTACACGCAACCCGAACCCGGCAGCAAACCCGGAGCCATCACCGTCTCGGTCTACAAAGCAGACATCAACACCGGCAAAATCCAGAAGCTCACCACGCTTCCCTCAGGCGCCTCCATAGCAACCGTCAACGCCGACGAGACCCTCGCCGCCGGCACCATGAATGACGGCCCAGCCGTTGACCAGCCCTACGGCTCCAATCTTCCCACCGTGCATCAGGCCGCTCCCGACCCAACCGCTGGAGCCCATGTCCAACCCGAAGGCAAAGGCGCCATGATGGAGCGCCGCCTCGCCTCGCGCCAGCCTCTCATCCTCTTCACCATCAACTTGCAAACCGGCAAGATGACCACCCTCCTTCACAGCACCGACTGGGTCAATCACCTTCTCTTTTCCCCCGTCGATCCAACTCTTCTCATGTACTGCCACGAAGGCCCTTGGCAAAAAGTCGACCGCATCTGGATGATCCACACCGACGGCACCCAGAACACCCTCATCCACAAGCGCACCATGCTAATGGAGATCGCTGGCCACGAGTTTTGGGGCCTCGATGGCAAGACCATCTGGTACGACTGGCAGTATCCCAAAGGCGAAGACTTCTTCCTCGCCGGCTACGACCTCGACACCCATAAGCGCACCGCCTTCCACATGCAGCGCAACGAGTGGTCGATTCACTTCAACCTCACGCAAGACCTCGACCTCTTCACCGGAGACGGTGGAGATCCAGGCCAAGTCGCCAAAGCCCCCGACGGCGAGTGGATCGAGCTCTTCCGCCCGCAGATGATCACCGGTCAGGGCGCAATCAACGAACCCGACTTTTGGCAGCCCGGCGTCTTCCACTCTGAGCATCTCGTCAACATGGCCCACCACAACTACCGCCTCGAGCCCAACGTCCGCTTCACGCCGGACAAGAGCATGGTCATCTTCACCAGCAACATGTTCGGCCCCAGCTACGTCCTCGGCGTTGAGGTCAACAAGGCCATCAACCCAAACCCATCCGAGGTCCTCTCCACACCAGAGCTAGCTGCGAAGTTCAACCCCAGTAAATCCACCCCGACCCCGAACGACAAATAA
- a CDS encoding radical SAM protein, whose protein sequence is MSQIAASVETTFVEIAAKVAQGERIGRDEARWLWVNASDEELRSLAGRARDRFHASGSCTYMVMRIINYTNVCVAQCDYCAFYKLPNQDGGYVLSHEEVFAKLDELLALGGDLAAFNGGFNPHLPLSYYCELFAAIRARYGDALEFYALTIAEFMYLADHAKLSYGEAAGRLKDAGVRWITGGGSEILTEEFRSRHSKFKYTVAEYFEAQRAIVEAGLKTTATMVIGFDESLEERLEHLERTRQFQDETGGLASFLCWTFKPYFTQIGGIEITTAEYLRHLALSRIYLDNIPRIRTSVLTQNEQALVGLKYGADDFDLPIEDEVTQKAGATISLDFDRILNYATELGFTPEYRHVSLGQPPWSASH, encoded by the coding sequence ATGAGCCAGATTGCCGCTTCGGTTGAGACGACGTTTGTTGAGATTGCCGCCAAGGTTGCGCAAGGGGAGCGAATCGGACGAGATGAGGCACGATGGCTCTGGGTGAATGCCTCGGATGAAGAGCTGCGATCGCTTGCGGGGCGGGCGCGTGATCGGTTTCATGCTTCGGGTTCTTGTACGTACATGGTGATGCGGATCATCAACTACACGAATGTGTGCGTGGCGCAGTGTGATTATTGCGCGTTCTACAAACTGCCGAATCAGGATGGTGGGTACGTGTTGAGCCACGAGGAGGTGTTCGCGAAGCTCGATGAGCTGCTCGCACTGGGCGGCGATCTGGCGGCGTTCAATGGAGGGTTCAATCCACATCTGCCGTTGAGTTATTACTGTGAGTTGTTTGCTGCGATTCGTGCGAGGTATGGGGACGCGCTGGAGTTTTATGCGCTGACGATTGCGGAGTTTATGTACCTTGCGGATCACGCGAAGCTAAGCTACGGCGAAGCTGCGGGACGGCTGAAAGACGCTGGCGTGCGCTGGATTACGGGTGGTGGATCGGAGATTCTGACTGAAGAGTTTCGCTCGCGGCACTCGAAGTTCAAGTACACGGTGGCGGAGTACTTTGAGGCGCAACGAGCCATTGTTGAGGCTGGTCTGAAGACGACGGCGACGATGGTGATTGGTTTCGATGAGTCTTTGGAGGAGCGGCTAGAGCATCTGGAACGCACACGGCAGTTTCAGGATGAGACGGGTGGGCTGGCGAGTTTTCTTTGCTGGACGTTCAAGCCTTACTTCACGCAGATCGGTGGGATTGAGATTACGACAGCGGAGTATCTGAGGCATCTCGCGCTGAGCCGGATCTATCTCGACAATATTCCGCGGATTCGTACTTCCGTGTTGACGCAGAATGAGCAGGCGCTGGTTGGGCTGAAGTACGGCGCAGATGATTTTGATCTGCCGATTGAGGATGAGGTAACGCAGAAGGCTGGGGCGACGATCAGTCTCGACTTTGATCGGATTTTGAACTATGCGACGGAGCTGGGATTCACGCCGGAGTATCGGCATGTGTCGCTTGGACAGCCGCCCTGGAGTGCTTCTCACTAA
- a CDS encoding YncE family protein, with protein sequence MTKVENFLRYLTKSASATAFVTLTAACVLATTALASTPTALPQFHVQDQWNLGGKGGWGFLVLDPSTHRLYIPRTNRVMVVDTQTGKVIGEVDEMKNIRNIALDDSGKYGYVTDVTDGTASFVRVFDRTTLKVVTSIPTGAVPAAIVFDPASKSVVTFNSRGRNATVIDSTTNQVVATIPLAGRPSSAIGDGNGAIFVALPALGEITRIDAVAKKVASSWQLAPCSGPSGLAIDTTRHQLFTTCEDQKLVAVSTDTGHVTPIADAPANAGDMDFDAKHNLLFLADPAGSLLIFRRESTLKYSRLQQVKTQTGARTMVVSQNDSRAYLVTSKFGQNTGATSEELQYRPTPIPGTFSVLIVGR encoded by the coding sequence ATGACAAAAGTAGAAAACTTCCTCAGATATCTCACAAAATCCGCATCGGCCACCGCCTTCGTCACTCTCACTGCCGCATGTGTCCTCGCGACAACGGCTCTTGCGTCTACCCCAACAGCTCTTCCCCAATTTCATGTCCAAGACCAATGGAACCTGGGCGGCAAAGGCGGTTGGGGCTTTCTGGTCCTCGATCCATCGACACATCGTCTGTATATTCCGCGCACCAATCGAGTCATGGTCGTAGACACTCAGACCGGAAAGGTCATTGGCGAAGTTGACGAGATGAAGAACATTCGCAACATCGCTCTCGACGACTCTGGCAAATACGGCTACGTCACCGATGTCACCGATGGCACTGCCAGCTTTGTTCGCGTCTTTGACCGGACAACCCTCAAGGTCGTCACCTCAATTCCCACCGGTGCCGTCCCCGCCGCGATCGTCTTCGACCCAGCCTCAAAATCCGTCGTTACTTTCAACTCGCGCGGCCGTAACGCAACTGTCATCGACAGCACCACCAATCAGGTCGTCGCGACCATCCCACTGGCTGGCCGTCCCAGCTCTGCCATCGGCGATGGCAACGGCGCCATCTTCGTCGCTCTGCCTGCGCTCGGCGAGATTACACGCATCGATGCAGTTGCAAAGAAGGTTGCCTCCTCTTGGCAGCTTGCGCCCTGCTCCGGACCGAGCGGTCTCGCCATCGACACCACTCGTCATCAGCTCTTCACCACCTGCGAAGATCAAAAACTCGTCGCCGTCAGCACAGACACCGGCCATGTCACACCTATCGCGGACGCTCCTGCTAACGCTGGAGACATGGACTTTGACGCCAAACACAATCTGCTCTTTCTTGCCGACCCCGCTGGCTCACTGCTCATCTTTCGCCGCGAATCAACGCTGAAGTACTCCAGACTCCAACAAGTGAAGACTCAAACCGGTGCTCGAACCATGGTCGTAAGCCAGAACGACTCCAGAGCCTACCTCGTCACTTCGAAGTTCGGCCAGAACACCGGCGCAACCTCCGAAGAGCTGCAATATCGGCCAACACCAATTCCTGGCACCTTCTCAGTCCTCATCGTCGGCCGATAG